A window from Sphingobacterium hotanense encodes these proteins:
- a CDS encoding LPXTG cell wall anchor domain-containing protein, with translation MRKWNVLALLNLATISLFAQDSTAEVATSSNSTFVVIGVVLLVVVIFMLYRKQKRKFND, from the coding sequence ATGAGAAAATGGAATGTGTTGGCATTGTTGAACTTGGCGACTATAAGCCTCTTTGCGCAGGATAGCACCGCGGAAGTGGCAACTTCGTCTAACTCAACATTTGTCGTGATCGGTGTGGTTTTATTAGTGGTCGTGATCTTTATGCTCTACCGAAAACAAAAGAGAAAATTCAACGACTAA
- a CDS encoding sigma-54-dependent transcriptional regulator, whose protein sequence is MTTVLIIDDERPIRSSLRDILEYEDYKVLDVDNGEDGLKILKKEKIDLVLCDIKMNKMDGMEVLSTAKEFSDVPFIMVSGHGTIETAVEAARKGAFDFLEKPLDLNRLLITVRNALEKGSLVKETKVLKRKFSKTKEILGSSSGISLIKDTIDKVAPTEARVLITGANGAGKELVARWLHEKSMRAASPLIEVNCAAIPSELIESELFGHEKGSFTSAVKQRIGKFEQANGGTLFLDEIGDMSLSAQAKVLRALQENKITRVGGEKEIDVNVRVIAATNKNLLQEIEDGNFRMDLYHRLSVILIHVPSLTERKDDIPTLATAFCEEICAEYSMPVKTITPDGMKALQALPWTGNIRELRNMIERLIILCDKKITENDVRMFANPESVSQAPKSNGSSDASEGFDFEQFTSFQDFKDFSECEFIKYKLEKNNWNVSKTADDLDIQRSHLYSKIEKFGLKRD, encoded by the coding sequence ATGACCACAGTTTTAATCATCGATGATGAACGTCCGATACGTAGTTCCTTACGTGATATCTTAGAATACGAAGATTATAAAGTGTTGGATGTCGACAACGGAGAAGATGGACTCAAAATATTAAAAAAGGAAAAAATTGACCTTGTTCTTTGTGATATCAAGATGAACAAGATGGACGGTATGGAGGTGTTGAGCACCGCGAAGGAATTCTCCGACGTTCCGTTTATTATGGTTTCCGGTCATGGTACAATTGAAACTGCTGTTGAGGCAGCTCGTAAAGGTGCCTTTGACTTCCTTGAAAAACCCTTAGACCTTAATCGTCTTCTAATAACTGTTCGAAATGCGCTGGAAAAGGGTTCCTTAGTAAAGGAAACCAAAGTTTTGAAGCGTAAGTTCTCCAAAACAAAAGAAATTCTAGGTAGTTCCTCAGGCATTAGCTTGATTAAAGACACTATTGATAAAGTTGCTCCTACGGAAGCTAGAGTTTTGATTACGGGTGCCAATGGTGCTGGTAAGGAACTTGTTGCTCGTTGGTTGCATGAGAAGTCTATGCGTGCGGCGTCTCCTCTTATCGAGGTTAACTGTGCGGCTATTCCTTCAGAATTGATCGAATCTGAATTGTTTGGACATGAGAAGGGGTCATTTACTTCAGCCGTGAAGCAACGTATCGGTAAGTTCGAACAGGCGAACGGCGGAACGCTCTTTTTAGACGAGATCGGCGATATGAGCCTATCTGCGCAAGCTAAAGTATTGCGCGCATTACAGGAAAATAAGATCACACGCGTCGGTGGAGAGAAGGAGATAGATGTTAATGTGCGTGTCATCGCGGCGACCAATAAGAATCTACTTCAGGAAATTGAAGACGGAAACTTCCGTATGGACTTGTACCACCGCTTGAGCGTGATCCTAATTCATGTACCTTCATTGACAGAGCGTAAAGATGATATCCCAACATTAGCAACAGCATTTTGTGAAGAGATATGTGCTGAATACAGCATGCCGGTGAAGACCATTACTCCAGATGGAATGAAAGCACTGCAAGCTTTGCCATGGACAGGTAACATCCGCGAGCTTCGCAATATGATCGAGCGTCTTATTATTCTATGTGATAAGAAGATTACGGAGAATGACGTTCGTATGTTTGCTAATCCAGAGAGTGTGTCGCAAGCACCAAAGTCTAATGGATCTTCTGATGCAAGCGAAGGGTTTGATTTCGAGCAATTTACTTCTTTCCAAGATTTCAAAGATTTCTCGGAATGCGAGTTCATTAAGTATAAATTGGAGAAGAACAACTGGAATGTCTCTAAGACAGCAGACGATCTTGATATACAGCGTAGTCACTTGTATAGCAAGATTGAAAAGTTTGGTCTAAAAAGAGATTAG